A segment of the bacterium genome:
GCATCACGCACGGCTTCAAGCCCATAATAGAGCACCGGTTTGTTTGCTACCGGCACTAACTGTTTGGCCATGCTGAATGTTATTGGGCGCAGCCGTGTGCCTTTGCCCCCTGCCAGAATTAGCGCTTTCATTCTATACTCTCTGTTTGACAACAGCAGATATATTTCCTGCCTGCGTCTTCAATAGAATCTAGCCGATTTAAGGTATTACTTACATCGGTTTGACCATTCCGGAACAAGAATGTCGGAAATTAAGAAGGAGATCGAGGATCAGCCTCTCGAATCCCTTTCAAGGATAGACTATTATGCCGACTTTTCACTACATTGCGATTAATCAAACGGGCGAATCCGTACAGGGAGCTATCGAGGCAAAGAACCGGCTCGAAGCTGTTGATACGATTCGACGTCATGGCTTAATGGTGACTTCGATAGAAGAACCGTTAAGCGCTAAGACTGCGAGCGCTGCCAGACAAACAACAGGTTCTGTTTTCGGCGGTGTGCCGCTGCCGGCATTGGCGGTTTTCTTTCGGCAGTTCGAAACCCTTGTTGGAGCGGGGGTGAACGTTCACCAATCGCTTGAAGCACTCACTCGGCAGACGCAAAATTCGCAATTGAGGCGTGTTGCTATCGAGTTGGCAGATAGTGTGTTATCCGGCGAGGCGTTGTGTAACGGCATGTCGCGCTATAGCCATGTCTTTCCTCCTCTAACCATCAGCTTAGTCAGAGCGGGTGAAGAAGGCGGCCTGCTCCATCGCACTCTTGGGCAAATTGCGGACTATTTAGATAAAGAAGTCCAATTACGCGGTCTGGTGCGCAAGATAACGTTCTATCCTAAACTGCTTGTATTAGCTGCGATTGCCATTCCGGGTTTGACACGCATAGTTGTCAGAAGTTTTGCAGGGGAAACCGATTTTGGCGGGTTTTTGAACTCAATCACGTTCTACTATTTTGCCGTGCCAATTATTATTGCGATAGCGCTGATCTTTCGTTTGGGGTCTCAATCCCATGAATTTTGCGCCGCATGGGATTCGATCAAGTTAATGATACCGGGTGTCGGTTTTTCGCTTCGTCAACTTGCAATGGCTAAATTTGGCCGGGCATTAGGCGCGCTTTATGCCGGAGGGGTGCCGCTTCCACGCGCAATTGGACTTGCTGCAGATGCTTGCGGGAATGCCGCGATTCAAGATGCCATCAAGCCTGCTGCTCTTAAGATAGAACGAGGGCGCACCGTCACAGAAAGCCTCCAATCCACCAATTGTTTCCCTCCAATGGTCCTCAATATGCTGGCGACCGGTGAGCATACGGGCGAGATGGATAAGATGCTGTTTTCGGTTGCCGGTTATTACGAAGATGAAGCCAGCGCCAAAGCCGCAATGGC
Coding sequences within it:
- a CDS encoding type II secretion system F family protein — protein: MPTFHYIAINQTGESVQGAIEAKNRLEAVDTIRRHGLMVTSIEEPLSAKTASAARQTTGSVFGGVPLPALAVFFRQFETLVGAGVNVHQSLEALTRQTQNSQLRRVAIELADSVLSGEALCNGMSRYSHVFPPLTISLVRAGEEGGLLHRTLGQIADYLDKEVQLRGLVRKITFYPKLLVLAAIAIPGLTRIVVRSFAGETDFGGFLNSITFYYFAVPIIIAIALIFRLGSQSHEFCAAWDSIKLMIPGVGFSLRQLAMAKFGRALGALYAGGVPLPRAIGLAADACGNAAIQDAIKPAALKIERGRTVTESLQSTNCFPPMVLNMLATGEHTGEMDKMLFSVAGYYEDEASAKAAMAATALGVFLVLLIAIYIGFMVISFYTSYFGQIMKPPDAMMLRF